A window from Cellulomonas sp. C5510 encodes these proteins:
- a CDS encoding RNB domain-containing ribonuclease — MRHVRLRPAGGDARAQRVDAAVRAGLIALRDELDVPGDFGTDVLAEVDEVLAAGPSDDGAAREDARDVPFVTIDPAGSRDLDQALHLERRGSGYRLRYAIADVGAWVRPGGAVDAEARRRVVTLYAPDGRVPLHPPRLSEGAASLLPDQDAPALLWDLDLDADAEPTRVRVHRAVVRSRAQLDYAGVQRALDAGTADGTPELLREVGRLRVAAEVARGGLTLPTPDQEVAVDGADRWTLTSRATLPVEDWNAQVSLLTGMAAARLMLDGGTGVLRTLPPADPRDVERLRRTARALGVPWPDGAGHAEVVRGLDASVPAQAALLTEATTLLRGAAYVAFDGEAPEQPQHAAIAAPYAHATAPLRRLVDRFVGETCVALCAGADLPAWVREALPSLPDVMAGGDRRAAAYDRGCVDLVEAALLSGRVGEEFGGVVVDVRDDGTSGVVQLREPPARGRVEGESLPLGTDVRVRLSEASVERRTVRFTLDGGG, encoded by the coding sequence GGACTTCGGCACCGACGTGCTCGCCGAGGTGGACGAGGTGCTGGCCGCCGGGCCGTCGGACGACGGCGCCGCGCGGGAGGACGCGCGGGACGTGCCGTTCGTGACGATCGACCCGGCCGGCTCGCGCGACCTCGACCAGGCGCTGCACCTCGAGCGGCGCGGCTCCGGGTACCGCCTGCGCTACGCCATCGCGGACGTCGGCGCGTGGGTGCGGCCCGGCGGTGCGGTCGACGCGGAGGCCCGGCGCCGCGTCGTCACGCTCTACGCGCCCGACGGCCGCGTGCCGCTGCACCCCCCGCGGCTGTCCGAGGGGGCGGCGAGCCTGCTGCCGGACCAGGACGCCCCCGCGCTGCTGTGGGACCTCGACCTGGACGCCGACGCCGAGCCCACGCGTGTCCGGGTGCACCGCGCGGTCGTCCGCAGCAGGGCGCAGCTCGACTACGCCGGCGTGCAGCGCGCCCTCGACGCCGGCACGGCGGACGGCACGCCGGAGCTGCTCCGGGAGGTCGGGCGGCTGCGGGTCGCGGCCGAGGTCGCCCGCGGGGGGCTGACGCTGCCGACGCCGGACCAGGAGGTCGCGGTCGACGGGGCGGACCGGTGGACGCTGACCAGCCGGGCGACCCTGCCCGTCGAGGACTGGAACGCCCAGGTGTCGCTCCTGACCGGCATGGCGGCCGCCCGGCTCATGCTCGACGGCGGCACCGGCGTGCTCCGCACCCTGCCGCCCGCCGACCCCCGGGACGTCGAGCGGCTGCGGCGGACGGCGCGCGCCCTCGGGGTCCCGTGGCCCGACGGCGCCGGGCACGCCGAGGTCGTGCGCGGGCTCGACGCCTCGGTGCCGGCGCAGGCGGCGCTGCTCACCGAGGCGACCACCCTGCTGCGCGGCGCGGCGTACGTGGCGTTCGACGGCGAGGCACCCGAGCAGCCGCAGCACGCCGCGATCGCCGCGCCGTACGCCCACGCCACGGCACCGCTGCGCCGGCTGGTCGACCGGTTCGTGGGAGAGACGTGCGTCGCGCTGTGCGCGGGGGCCGACCTGCCGGCGTGGGTGCGCGAGGCGCTGCCGTCGCTGCCGGACGTCATGGCGGGCGGCGACCGGCGGGCTGCCGCGTACGACCGCGGCTGCGTGGACCTCGTCGAGGCGGCCCTGCTGAGCGGCCGGGTCGGTGAGGAGTTCGGCGGGGTGGTCGTCGACGTGCGCGACGACGGGACCTCGGGCGTCGTGCAGCTGCGGGAGCCGCCGGCGCGGGGGCGCGTCGAGGGGGAGTCGCTGCCGCTGGGCACGGACGTGCGGGTGCGGCTGTCCGAGGCGTCGGTCGAGCGGCGCACGGTCCGGTTCACGCTCGACGGCGGGGGCTGA
- a CDS encoding HAD family phosphatase, which translates to MTRHTDLPAAVLWDMDGTLVNTEPLWMAAETELVQSWGGTWTHEDGLTLVGNPMKVSAEILQGRGVGLPVDEIVDFLNKRVAAAVAESTPWQPGARELLAALAEAGVPQALVTSSYRELAEPFAQVAGVFAAVVAGDEVQRPKPDPEPYLLAAERLGLAVTDCVVVEDSPAGITSGVASGARVLAVEVLRELPDLPGLSTTSSLADVAVADLVRIAQGSVLDLLR; encoded by the coding sequence GTGACCCGCCACACCGACCTCCCGGCCGCCGTCCTCTGGGACATGGACGGCACGCTCGTGAACACCGAGCCGCTGTGGATGGCCGCCGAGACCGAGCTCGTGCAGTCGTGGGGCGGCACGTGGACGCACGAGGACGGGCTCACCCTGGTCGGCAACCCCATGAAGGTCTCCGCGGAGATCCTCCAGGGCCGCGGCGTGGGCCTGCCGGTCGACGAGATCGTGGACTTCCTCAACAAGCGGGTCGCCGCTGCGGTCGCGGAGAGCACTCCGTGGCAGCCCGGGGCCCGTGAGCTGCTGGCCGCGCTCGCCGAGGCCGGTGTGCCGCAGGCGCTCGTGACGTCGTCCTACCGCGAGCTCGCCGAGCCGTTCGCGCAGGTGGCGGGCGTGTTCGCGGCGGTCGTGGCCGGCGACGAGGTGCAGCGGCCGAAGCCGGACCCGGAGCCGTACCTGCTGGCCGCCGAGCGGCTGGGCCTGGCGGTCACGGACTGCGTCGTCGTGGAGGACTCCCCGGCGGGCATCACGTCGGGCGTCGCGTCCGGCGCCCGGGTACTGGCTGTCGAGGTGCTCCGGGAGCTGCCGGACCTGCCGGGACTCAGCACGACGTCGTCGCTGGCGGACGTGGCCGTGGCGGACCTGGTGCGGATCG